A section of the Chryseobacterium ginsenosidimutans genome encodes:
- a CDS encoding terpene synthase family protein: protein MGKFKTREAADHTIGCDLIYWTAVCFPLTDDLEKFRNINKYFQLYCICDDHADEPWGDVNETIGGTQKHWKRTIKLLETLRDETPWQKKLLRNIAMLVSAKSYQRAAFNYMNKILQTQTPSFRERYINRFKEYLENVSIQINFQKEENHLNIEKYKEYRINSLASIPCTLMIEYLYDAQLTSEEYYHPALQMLEKVATWQSALTNDLFSLYKECKEGILDNVNNIISILVFNGMSIQEAVDETCSQIETANNDFIKIRDEWFESGEEISNAVKAFISGIEYYMAGSAYWHRQSKRYHGKNWDGVISTGYLEWSSEGTIYQKQ, encoded by the coding sequence ATGGGAAAGTTTAAAACCAGGGAAGCAGCAGACCATACTATTGGATGCGATTTAATTTACTGGACGGCTGTATGCTTTCCACTGACAGATGATTTAGAAAAGTTTCGGAATATAAACAAGTACTTCCAGCTGTATTGCATTTGTGATGACCATGCTGATGAACCGTGGGGTGATGTAAATGAAACTATTGGCGGAACCCAAAAACATTGGAAACGGACAATCAAATTACTTGAAACATTAAGAGATGAAACTCCTTGGCAAAAGAAGTTACTCCGTAATATTGCCATGTTGGTATCAGCGAAATCTTATCAGAGAGCAGCATTCAATTATATGAATAAAATTCTACAAACACAGACACCATCATTTCGGGAAAGATATATAAATAGGTTTAAAGAATATCTGGAAAATGTGTCAATACAAATCAACTTTCAAAAAGAAGAAAATCATTTAAATATAGAAAAATATAAAGAATATCGTATTAACAGCCTTGCTTCAATTCCCTGCACTTTAATGATAGAATACTTATATGATGCACAATTGACTTCGGAAGAATACTATCATCCTGCCTTACAAATGCTTGAAAAAGTTGCTACTTGGCAGTCTGCACTAACAAATGATTTGTTCTCTTTGTATAAAGAATGCAAAGAAGGCATCTTGGATAATGTAAATAATATTATATCTATTTTAGTTTTCAACGGAATGAGTATTCAAGAAGCTGTAGATGAAACTTGCAGCCAAATTGAGACAGCAAATAACGATTTTATAAAAATTAGAGATGAGTGGTTCGAAAGTGGAGAAGAAATATCTAATGCCGTGAAAGCATTTATTTCAGGGATAGAATATTATATGGCAGGAAGTGCGTATTGGCATCGTCAAAGCAAAAGGTATCATGGTAAAAATTGGGACGGTGTAATAAGTACAGGTTACCTGGAATGGAGCTCTGAAGGAACAATTTACCAAAAACAATGA
- a CDS encoding cold-shock protein, with the protein MQQGTVKFFNDTKGFGFITPSNGGQDVFVHTSGLVDTIRENDVVTFELQNGAKGVNAVNVRIA; encoded by the coding sequence ATGCAACAAGGAACAGTAAAATTCTTTAACGATACCAAAGGATTTGGTTTTATTACACCATCAAATGGTGGTCAAGATGTTTTCGTACATACTTCAGGTTTAGTAGATACTATTCGTGAAAATGATGTCGTAACTTTCGAATTACAGAACGGTGCAAAAGGCGTTAACGCAGTTAACGTGCGCATAGCATAA
- a CDS encoding alpha/beta fold hydrolase: protein MLNLILLHGALGHSDIFEPFKEELSKYFTIYTPLFSGHGDVELPENGITIEKYTQELKEYIEKENLKDVYIFGHSMGGYVALCYASQHPENVNSIMTLGTKFDWAEEKALKESKMLNPDVIAEKVPKYAELLESQHGSKWKKLLPAIAEMMISLGKNPPLKNQLATINIPVQVMVGDKDNMVTIEESTEVYRSLPNARLAILPDTKHPLDKIRPNLLLNIMKDFWKLS, encoded by the coding sequence ATGCTGAATCTTATTTTATTGCACGGAGCTTTAGGTCACAGCGATATTTTTGAACCCTTTAAAGAAGAGCTATCAAAATACTTTACGATTTATACCCCTTTATTTTCAGGTCATGGAGATGTTGAACTTCCTGAAAACGGAATTACTATTGAAAAATATACGCAGGAACTAAAAGAATATATTGAAAAAGAAAATTTAAAAGATGTCTATATTTTCGGGCACAGTATGGGTGGCTATGTTGCGCTTTGTTATGCCAGTCAACATCCTGAAAATGTAAATTCGATCATGACTTTAGGAACAAAATTCGATTGGGCAGAAGAAAAGGCTTTGAAAGAAAGTAAGATGCTTAATCCTGATGTTATTGCTGAGAAAGTCCCTAAATATGCTGAACTTTTAGAGTCTCAACATGGTTCGAAATGGAAAAAATTGCTTCCTGCAATTGCTGAAATGATGATTTCTTTGGGTAAAAATCCACCTTTAAAAAATCAATTGGCAACAATAAATATTCCTGTTCAGGTCATGGTAGGTGATAAAGATAATATGGTGACGATTGAAGAAAGTACAGAAGTTTACAGAAGTCTTCCCAATGCAAGATTAGCCATACTTCCGGACACAAAACATCCGTTGGATAAAATACGACCCAATTTATTATTAAATATAATGAAAGATTTCTGGAAACTCTCTTAA
- a CDS encoding ComF family protein, translating to MILDIFFPNRCLDCNRIIDGNLLVCNLCFEQIHFTHHNYFDDNFIKEKCKLLFPVENTFALMQFEKENLSRKIIHDLKYKSRENVGKIVADWTTERLDFKNEKPDLLVSVPLHPKKLKERGYNQLHLFTETLSEFYSIPFDHELIKRNHYSKAQALKDKQHRLETQHTFSITKNISGKHILLIDDVFTTGNTIASIAWEILKAGDNKVSVLVMAIDA from the coding sequence ATGATTTTAGACATTTTCTTCCCGAATCGCTGCTTAGATTGTAACCGAATTATTGATGGCAATTTACTGGTTTGTAATCTTTGTTTTGAACAGATTCACTTTACACATCATAATTATTTTGACGATAATTTTATAAAAGAAAAATGCAAACTACTATTTCCTGTTGAAAATACTTTTGCATTAATGCAGTTCGAAAAAGAAAATCTGAGTCGGAAAATTATTCATGATTTGAAATATAAAAGCAGAGAAAATGTAGGAAAAATTGTTGCTGACTGGACCACCGAACGTCTGGATTTTAAAAACGAGAAACCTGATTTACTTGTTTCAGTACCTTTGCATCCGAAAAAACTGAAAGAAAGAGGTTATAATCAGCTGCACTTATTCACAGAAACTCTGTCTGAGTTTTACAGCATTCCTTTCGATCATGAACTTATTAAGAGAAACCACTATTCAAAAGCTCAGGCTTTAAAAGATAAGCAACACCGTTTGGAAACGCAACATACATTTTCTATCACTAAAAATATTTCCGGAAAACATATTTTACTGATTGATGATGTTTTTACAACAGGAAATACCATCGCTTCGATTGCCTGGGAAATTTTAAAAGCAGGAGATAATAAAGTAAGCGTTCTGGTGATGGCAATTGATGCGTAA
- a CDS encoding UDP-2,3-diacylglucosamine diphosphatase: protein MLKTTINLEPGKKVYFASDQHFGAPNPKESKVREERFIRWMDEIKHDAQVLFLMGDLFDFWHEWKHVIPKGYVRVLGKIAELKDRGIHIYFFVGNHDLWMKDYLEEEIGCTVFYKKQYFEMGGKQFLLAHGDGLGPGDKGYKRMKKVFTNPVAQWFFKWLHPDIAMKIALYMSQKNKMISGDEDKEFLGEDKEFLIIYSKEKLKTQKIDYFIYGHRHLPMVLDLEEKAKYINLGDWISYFTYGVFEHDFELKTFGESAKKLPHK from the coding sequence GTGTTAAAAACTACCATTAATTTAGAACCTGGAAAAAAAGTGTATTTTGCTTCGGATCAGCATTTTGGCGCCCCAAATCCAAAGGAGAGCAAAGTGCGTGAAGAGCGTTTTATACGCTGGATGGATGAGATAAAGCATGATGCTCAGGTTTTGTTTTTAATGGGAGATTTGTTTGATTTCTGGCACGAATGGAAACATGTGATTCCAAAAGGATATGTTCGTGTTTTAGGAAAAATTGCAGAATTAAAGGATCGTGGAATTCATATCTACTTTTTTGTCGGAAATCATGATCTTTGGATGAAAGATTATCTGGAAGAAGAAATAGGATGTACGGTTTTCTATAAAAAACAATATTTCGAAATGGGTGGAAAACAATTTCTGCTTGCCCATGGAGATGGTTTAGGTCCCGGAGACAAAGGGTACAAAAGAATGAAAAAAGTCTTTACAAATCCCGTTGCACAATGGTTTTTTAAATGGCTTCATCCGGATATTGCAATGAAAATTGCCTTATATATGTCGCAGAAAAATAAAATGATTTCGGGAGATGAAGACAAAGAATTTTTAGGTGAAGACAAGGAGTTTTTGATTATTTATTCAAAAGAAAAACTGAAAACCCAGAAGATTGATTATTTTATTTACGGACACCGCCATCTTCCGATGGTTTTGGATTTGGAAGAAAAAGCAAAATATATCAATTTAGGAGACTGGATTTCGTATTTTACCTATGGTGTATTTGAACACGATTTTGAATTAAAAACTTTTGGAGAAAGTGCAAAAAAATTACCCCATAAATGA
- a CDS encoding acyl-CoA thioesterase, translating into MSLIFKKQIRVTEDHIDQNNHVNNVQYVKWVEEIAGEHWDFVKHVTEYPEDIWMLVDHHIQYKKQVYLDDIITIKTYPQTPDGAKQPRKVEFYCNDKLVVDSLTLWVLIDVKTRRIKRLENDWLEKL; encoded by the coding sequence ATGAGTTTGATTTTTAAAAAGCAAATACGGGTAACGGAAGATCATATTGATCAGAATAACCATGTCAATAATGTTCAGTATGTAAAATGGGTCGAAGAGATTGCCGGTGAACATTGGGATTTTGTGAAGCATGTAACAGAATATCCTGAAGATATCTGGATGCTTGTCGATCATCATATTCAATATAAAAAACAGGTATATTTGGACGATATTATCACAATAAAAACGTATCCCCAAACACCGGATGGTGCCAAACAGCCTAGAAAAGTTGAGTTTTACTGTAATGATAAACTTGTGGTAGACTCGCTTACACTTTGGGTATTAATTGATGTAAAAACTCGGAGGATTAAAAGGTTGGAAAATGATTGGTTGGAGAAATTGTAA
- the upp gene encoding uracil phosphoribosyltransferase codes for MNTTVLSDQFSLVNSWINELRNVEIQHDRMRFRRNMERIGEIAAFEISKSLEQKEIEIQTPLDTIKGKEIAVQPVITTILRAGVPLFQGILNYFDRADCGFVAAYRKHDANDYFSIKQDYLTCPNIDGRPLIVADPMLATGASLIEAIKDLLTNGTPTQLHIVAAIASKQGVETIEKAYPDAKIWVGAIDEQLTSKGYITPGLGDAGDLSYGEKLQR; via the coding sequence ATGAACACAACCGTTTTATCAGATCAGTTTTCTTTAGTTAATTCTTGGATCAATGAACTTCGAAACGTAGAAATTCAGCATGACCGAATGAGATTCCGTAGAAATATGGAAAGAATTGGAGAAATTGCCGCCTTTGAGATCAGTAAAAGTTTGGAACAAAAAGAAATTGAAATTCAGACACCTTTAGATACAATTAAAGGTAAAGAAATTGCTGTTCAGCCAGTTATTACAACAATTTTAAGAGCTGGAGTTCCTTTATTTCAGGGTATTTTAAATTATTTTGACAGAGCAGATTGCGGTTTTGTAGCTGCTTACAGGAAACATGATGCCAACGATTATTTTTCAATAAAACAGGATTATTTAACGTGCCCGAATATCGACGGAAGACCTCTAATCGTTGCAGATCCAATGTTGGCAACCGGTGCATCTTTAATCGAAGCAATCAAAGATTTGTTAACGAACGGAACTCCAACGCAACTTCACATTGTTGCAGCAATAGCTTCAAAACAAGGCGTTGAAACCATAGAAAAAGCTTATCCTGATGCAAAAATCTGGGTGGGAGCAATCGACGAACAGTTAACGTCAAAAGGTTATATTACACCGGGACTGGGCGATGCAGGAGATTTAAGCTACGGAGAAAAACTTCAGAGATAA
- a CDS encoding glycosyltransferase family 2 protein, translating into MNNLWEMIFSNLQYSDWNKILNWGWYVFLIDIPRFLILEIIVLFVSIRNRYTNKDKWKTGREKLMKEFPLVTVLVPGHNEGKHLHKMIVSMQKQTYKNIEIIVVDDGSTDHTKIIGQSFEQMGYISKFLRSEIRGGKASAANLGLKYAKGKYIVHIDADSSLENNAIEKSLLPFYVYPDVGGVGGNLMVRNDEDSLVSTMQYLEYQQSISISRIVLSKLGIYKIISGAFGVFPKKILDRVGGWDVGPGLDGDITVKIRKIGYNIIFEEKAVCNTHVPVEWGKLAKQRLRWSRSLIRFRLRKHRDIWVPNKNFRLSNFFSFFENVFFGLVLDITWLIYMLRIIIENPEFLLFWLPFKYLLYLLLYFMQFLVCLIIVNNKRKFLSKIIYIPLYPLYMGYFMRIVRTIAYFDEFFFYDSYKDPWNPQKTSKKAREFGG; encoded by the coding sequence ATGAACAATCTTTGGGAAATGATTTTTTCTAATTTGCAGTATTCAGATTGGAACAAAATCCTGAATTGGGGATGGTATGTCTTTTTAATAGATATACCAAGATTCTTGATTCTTGAAATTATTGTTCTTTTTGTAAGCATCAGAAACCGTTATACCAATAAAGATAAATGGAAAACAGGCCGGGAAAAGCTAATGAAAGAATTTCCCCTGGTTACTGTTTTGGTTCCGGGACATAATGAAGGGAAGCATCTTCATAAAATGATTGTTTCTATGCAGAAACAAACCTATAAAAACATCGAAATAATTGTTGTTGACGATGGCTCTACGGATCATACCAAAATTATCGGGCAGTCTTTTGAACAAATGGGCTATATCTCAAAATTTTTAAGATCTGAAATTCGTGGTGGAAAAGCTTCAGCAGCAAATCTGGGACTAAAATATGCAAAAGGTAAATATATTGTTCACATTGATGCAGATTCGTCTCTGGAAAATAATGCCATCGAGAAATCACTATTGCCATTCTATGTGTATCCTGATGTAGGAGGAGTCGGGGGAAATTTAATGGTAAGAAATGATGAAGATTCTTTGGTATCAACGATGCAATATTTAGAATACCAGCAATCGATAAGTATTTCCAGAATTGTACTTTCAAAACTTGGCATTTATAAAATAATATCCGGAGCTTTTGGAGTTTTTCCAAAAAAAATACTGGATCGTGTTGGAGGCTGGGATGTAGGACCGGGTTTAGATGGTGACATAACAGTAAAGATTAGAAAAATAGGTTATAATATCATTTTTGAAGAAAAAGCCGTCTGCAACACGCATGTTCCTGTAGAATGGGGCAAACTTGCCAAACAGAGATTGCGTTGGTCGCGTTCCCTGATCCGTTTCAGACTGAGAAAACATAGAGATATCTGGGTTCCCAACAAGAATTTTCGACTGTCGAACTTTTTTTCATTTTTTGAAAATGTTTTCTTCGGTCTTGTTCTAGACATAACGTGGCTAATTTATATGCTAAGAATAATAATAGAAAATCCTGAGTTCCTTCTTTTTTGGCTGCCATTCAAATATTTACTATATTTGCTGCTTTATTTTATGCAGTTTCTGGTCTGTTTAATTATTGTTAATAATAAAAGAAAATTTTTGTCTAAAATCATATACATTCCACTTTATCCATTATATATGGGATACTTTATGAGAATTGTAAGAACGATTGCCTATTTTGACGAATTCTTTTTTTATGACTCTTATAAAGATCCCTGGAATCCTCAAAAAACATCTAAAAAAGCCAGAGAGTTTGGTGGATAA
- a CDS encoding TackOD1 domain-containing metal-binding protein, protein MSEKILNLDNGITALLLEEHIDNNEIPDADIADIWIVNNDKAWNVKKFLVRIIRHQDPKIFLKPIFLQKSFKKTYKEYKNYNLKHLCDGYIDDLNLKNKLGSIQFITDFIKKSNLNPEIFQENDLLKKITAYYYSRDKNIEFYESSDSLSGYSYPRIEAHYDSIAEAYTNTRLILNNAYKNDFLSRHYVDTSHICKKCSSGFLNYREECPKCRGHNLQARVLIHHFRCAFVATENTFQQGEKLICPKCKTELKNIGVDYDKPGKIFYCKNHTCENEFQKPLVGVHCINCKTEQAPSELKLEKIYNYELTHKAITEILN, encoded by the coding sequence ATGTCAGAAAAAATTCTAAATCTAGACAACGGAATCACAGCTTTACTGCTGGAAGAGCATATTGATAATAACGAAATACCTGATGCAGACATCGCAGACATCTGGATTGTAAATAATGATAAAGCATGGAATGTAAAAAAATTCTTAGTAAGAATTATCAGACATCAGGATCCAAAGATTTTTCTTAAACCCATTTTTTTGCAAAAAAGTTTCAAGAAAACCTATAAAGAATATAAAAATTACAATCTTAAACATTTATGTGATGGCTATATCGATGATTTAAATTTAAAGAATAAATTAGGATCTATCCAATTCATCACAGATTTCATAAAAAAGAGCAACCTTAATCCGGAAATTTTTCAGGAAAATGATCTGTTAAAAAAGATAACAGCTTATTATTATTCAAGAGATAAAAATATTGAATTTTATGAAAGCTCCGATTCACTTAGCGGATACTCTTACCCACGCATTGAAGCACATTATGATAGTATTGCAGAAGCTTATACAAATACCCGTCTGATACTAAATAATGCCTATAAAAATGATTTTCTCAGCCGACATTACGTAGACACCTCGCATATCTGCAAAAAATGCAGTTCAGGATTTCTGAATTACCGAGAAGAATGCCCAAAATGCAGAGGACACAATTTGCAGGCAAGGGTTTTAATACATCATTTTAGATGCGCTTTCGTTGCTACGGAAAATACTTTTCAGCAGGGAGAAAAATTAATCTGTCCTAAATGTAAAACAGAACTAAAAAATATAGGCGTAGACTATGATAAACCCGGGAAAATATTTTACTGTAAAAACCATACATGTGAAAATGAATTTCAGAAACCTTTAGTTGGAGTTCATTGCATTAATTGTAAAACAGAACAAGCACCATCAGAATTAAAATTGGAGAAGATTTACAATTATGAACTTACTCATAAAGCAATCACTGAAATATTAAATTAG
- a CDS encoding TlpA family protein disulfide reductase, translating to MKTITIFLLIISLSIKAQQRHFFTQPDLEGKIGKHFPIENYKNSDDRNFNPNDLKGKITLINFWSTICEPCIKELPYLNKLKEILGDKVNFIAITQDNKDKVERFLAKREFNFLHITDSGQELKSYFPILRNPLTFIVDKNGNIKEITGIVDETKFDTIVKILNE from the coding sequence ATGAAAACTATAACTATATTTTTATTGATAATAAGCCTATCAATAAAAGCCCAGCAGAGACATTTTTTCACCCAACCAGATCTGGAAGGTAAGATCGGAAAACATTTTCCTATTGAAAATTACAAGAATTCTGATGATAGAAATTTTAATCCTAATGATTTAAAAGGAAAAATTACACTAATTAATTTCTGGTCAACAATCTGCGAACCTTGTATCAAAGAACTTCCCTATTTAAATAAATTGAAAGAAATTTTAGGTGATAAAGTCAATTTTATTGCTATTACTCAAGATAATAAAGATAAAGTTGAAAGGTTTCTGGCAAAACGAGAATTTAATTTTCTGCACATCACAGATTCCGGACAGGAATTAAAATCTTATTTTCCCATTTTAAGAAATCCTTTAACTTTTATTGTTGATAAAAATGGAAATATTAAAGAAATCACAGGAATTGTAGATGAGACAAAATTCGATACCATTGTCAAAATTTTGAATGAATAA
- the der gene encoding ribosome biogenesis GTPase Der, translating to MSNIVAIVGRPNVGKSTLFNRFLERREAIVDSTAGVTRDRHYGKSDWNGVDFTVIDTGGYEVNNDDVFQEEISKQVQLAIDEATSIIFMLNVEEGLTDTDYEIHEMLRRSNKPVYIVINKVDSAKEEVDATEFYQLGIEKYYTLSSATGSGTGEILDDIVRDFPTTDYKDPFEGLPKITIAGRPNVGKSTLTNALLDVDRNIVTDVAGTTRDSIQTLYNKFGHEFVLVDTAGMRRKSKVNEDLEFYSVMRSIRSIEYSDVVIIMVDATLGWESQDMNIFGLAQKNRKGIVIVVNKWDLIEDKHTNTIRDFEKTIRDKIGQFSDIPILFVSALTKQRILKAVEMAMTVYEDRKKKIKTSKLNEVMLPIFEAMPPPSNKGKYIKIKYCVQLPTPSPQFVFFCNLPQYVKEPYKRFTENQLRKQFGFTGVPIEVYFRQK from the coding sequence ATGTCGAATATTGTCGCAATCGTTGGGCGCCCCAACGTAGGAAAATCCACACTTTTTAATCGTTTTCTGGAAAGAAGAGAAGCTATCGTAGATTCTACGGCTGGTGTAACAAGAGACCGTCATTACGGGAAATCTGACTGGAACGGAGTAGATTTTACTGTTATTGATACAGGAGGTTATGAGGTAAATAATGATGATGTTTTTCAGGAAGAAATTTCAAAACAGGTTCAGTTGGCTATTGATGAGGCTACATCGATCATTTTTATGCTGAATGTAGAAGAAGGTCTTACGGATACGGATTATGAGATCCACGAGATGTTAAGAAGATCAAATAAGCCTGTATATATTGTTATTAATAAAGTAGATTCTGCGAAAGAAGAAGTAGATGCCACAGAATTTTATCAGTTAGGAATTGAAAAATATTATACTTTATCTTCTGCTACAGGATCCGGAACAGGAGAAATTTTAGATGATATCGTTAGAGATTTTCCAACAACAGATTATAAAGATCCGTTTGAGGGACTTCCAAAAATTACCATTGCAGGTCGTCCGAACGTAGGAAAATCTACTTTAACGAATGCTTTGCTTGATGTCGACAGAAATATTGTAACAGATGTTGCCGGAACTACAAGAGACAGTATCCAGACGCTTTATAATAAATTCGGGCACGAATTTGTATTGGTAGATACTGCCGGAATGAGAAGGAAATCTAAAGTAAATGAAGATTTGGAATTCTATTCTGTAATGAGATCGATTCGTTCTATTGAATATTCTGATGTGGTAATTATCATGGTTGATGCAACTCTTGGTTGGGAATCTCAGGATATGAATATCTTTGGTTTAGCACAGAAAAACAGAAAAGGAATTGTAATTGTGGTTAATAAATGGGATCTTATTGAAGATAAGCATACCAATACGATCAGAGATTTCGAAAAAACAATTAGAGATAAAATCGGTCAGTTCAGCGATATTCCAATTTTGTTTGTATCGGCTTTAACGAAACAGAGAATTCTGAAAGCTGTTGAAATGGCAATGACAGTTTATGAAGATCGTAAAAAGAAGATCAAAACTTCAAAATTAAATGAAGTAATGCTTCCTATTTTCGAAGCAATGCCGCCGCCGTCAAATAAAGGAAAATATATTAAAATCAAATATTGTGTGCAGCTTCCGACGCCGTCGCCGCAATTTGTATTCTTCTGCAACTTACCACAATACGTAAAAGAACCTTACAAAAGATTTACTGAAAATCAATTGAGAAAGCAATTCGGATTTACCGGAGTTCCGATTGAAGTTTATTTCAGACAAAAATAA
- a CDS encoding LuxE/PaaK family acyltransferase — MKNRFDIQTEQDFLNASLETFHYQYNNVEIYKKFVDYLKINPAKIDSLTKIPFLPIEMFKNHQILDKNVMADLFFQSSGTTQMNLSKHFIADENIYQESIYKSFEQFIGKPEDFIFLGLLPSYLEKQHSSLIYMVDYLMKKSDKPENGYFLYNHSDLFELLTQLKNKKVILFGVSFALLDFLDYCHSERSEESLRSSENLIVIETGGMKGRKEEMTKDELLKILQKGFKTDKIYSEYSMTELLSQAYSLGNNEYQCPNWMRIMVRNAEDPFNYEKEGRTGAINIIDLANTHSCSFIATQDLGKIVGNRFQVLGRIDHSDIRGCSLLVS; from the coding sequence GTGAAAAATAGATTCGATATACAAACAGAGCAGGATTTTCTGAATGCTTCATTGGAAACATTTCATTATCAATACAATAATGTTGAAATATATAAGAAGTTTGTTGATTATCTAAAAATTAATCCTGCTAAAATTGACAGTCTTACAAAAATTCCGTTTCTGCCAATTGAAATGTTTAAAAATCATCAGATATTAGATAAAAATGTGATGGCCGACCTGTTTTTTCAAAGTTCGGGAACCACCCAGATGAATTTGTCTAAACATTTTATTGCTGATGAAAACATTTATCAAGAAAGTATTTATAAAAGTTTTGAGCAGTTTATCGGGAAACCTGAAGATTTTATTTTTTTAGGTCTGTTGCCAAGTTATCTTGAAAAGCAGCATTCTTCATTGATATATATGGTTGATTATCTGATGAAAAAATCCGACAAACCAGAAAACGGATATTTTCTTTACAACCATTCAGATTTATTTGAATTGCTAACTCAGTTAAAAAATAAAAAAGTCATTCTTTTCGGAGTTTCTTTTGCGCTTTTAGATTTTCTTGATTATTGTCATTCTGAACGCAGCGAAGAATCTCTCAGGTCTTCAGAAAATCTTATTGTTATCGAGACCGGAGGAATGAAAGGACGAAAAGAGGAGATGACAAAAGATGAATTACTGAAAATCCTGCAAAAAGGTTTTAAAACTGACAAAATTTATTCAGAATACTCAATGACAGAGCTTCTTTCTCAGGCATATTCTTTAGGAAATAACGAATATCAATGCCCCAATTGGATGAGAATCATGGTAAGGAATGCCGAAGATCCTTTTAATTACGAAAAAGAAGGCAGAACCGGTGCAATCAACATCATAGACTTAGCAAATACTCATTCTTGCTCGTTCATCGCTACACAGGATTTAGGAAAAATTGTAGGAAATAGATTTCAGGTTCTGGGAAGAATAGATCATTCGGATATTAGAGGCTGCAGTCTTTTGGTTTCATAA
- a CDS encoding 6-pyruvoyl trahydropterin synthase family protein, translated as MIRITKIFTFETAHVLYNYDGKCKNMHGHSYKLFVTVKGKPVNDLENPKNGMVVDFGDIKSIVKSEIVDVWDHSVLINGLSPHKELGETLEDQGHKVIYCTFQPTCENMLYAIAAKVKSKLPEGISLAYLKLHETENSYGEWFAEDN; from the coding sequence ATGATACGTATTACAAAGATTTTTACATTCGAAACAGCTCATGTGCTGTATAACTACGATGGAAAATGTAAAAATATGCACGGACATTCTTATAAGCTGTTTGTAACGGTAAAAGGAAAGCCTGTAAATGATTTGGAGAACCCTAAAAATGGGATGGTAGTGGATTTTGGTGATATCAAAAGTATCGTAAAATCAGAAATTGTAGATGTTTGGGATCATTCTGTGTTGATCAACGGACTTTCGCCACATAAAGAATTGGGTGAAACTCTGGAAGATCAAGGTCATAAAGTGATTTATTGCACATTTCAGCCGACTTGTGAAAATATGCTGTACGCTATTGCTGCGAAAGTGAAATCAAAACTTCCGGAAGGAATTTCTTTGGCATATCTTAAACTTCACGAAACCGAAAACTCTTACGGAGAGTGGTTTGCAGAAGACAATTAA